From Halanaeroarchaeum sulfurireducens, a single genomic window includes:
- a CDS encoding electron transfer flavoprotein subunit beta/FixA family protein: MTQEWNIVVCVKQVPDADDVSIDPETGTLNRSDAAAVLNQPDYNAIEAALQLREEVGGTVSAVTMGPPFAVDVLETAVALGADDGMLLTDRAFGGSDTWPTSLALAKISEELDADVVVCGEESTDSSTGQVPPGVAAHNDWAQLTYVEELEPKPEDDELVAKRDIEGGHEMIAAELPVVVAMVFGTNSPRVAGLHRKIFAETDFEAEEYSASDLGIEEKVGLANSPTSVGGMDTADPVPREKEVFDDVDSLFEAFEEEVV; encoded by the coding sequence ATGACACAAGAATGGAACATCGTCGTTTGCGTCAAACAGGTGCCAGACGCCGACGACGTATCTATCGACCCGGAGACGGGCACGTTGAATCGTTCGGACGCAGCGGCCGTCCTGAACCAGCCGGATTACAACGCCATCGAGGCAGCGCTGCAACTCCGCGAGGAGGTCGGTGGCACCGTCAGCGCCGTCACGATGGGACCACCGTTCGCTGTCGACGTCCTCGAAACGGCGGTCGCGCTCGGCGCCGACGACGGGATGCTCCTGACCGATCGGGCCTTCGGTGGGTCGGACACGTGGCCGACGAGCCTCGCGCTGGCGAAAATCTCGGAGGAACTCGACGCCGACGTCGTCGTCTGCGGTGAGGAAAGTACGGACTCCTCGACCGGTCAGGTACCGCCGGGCGTCGCTGCCCACAACGACTGGGCTCAGCTGACCTACGTCGAGGAACTGGAGCCAAAGCCCGAAGACGACGAACTCGTCGCGAAACGCGACATCGAGGGCGGCCACGAGATGATCGCCGCCGAACTGCCGGTCGTCGTCGCCATGGTGTTCGGCACCAACTCGCCGCGTGTGGCCGGTCTTCACCGAAAGATCTTCGCCGAGACGGACTTCGAAGCCGAGGAGTACTCCGCGAGCGATCTCGGTATTGAGGAGAAAGTCGGACTCGCCAACTCCCCGACGTCCGTCGGCGGGATGGACACGGCCGACCCGGTCCCCCGGGAGAAAGAAGTGTTCGACGACGTCGACAGTCTCTTCGAGGCATTCGAAGAGGAGGTGGTCTAG
- a CDS encoding ferredoxin family protein: MSAHPKTPDVEKASIEDRLYANKYTDHEESHLDVKVEGVCEDRCDTYDCVSVCPANVWRNEDETDVVPMIAYENCLECGSCRFACKYDNVVWEWPANGTGMTYKYG, translated from the coding sequence ATGAGCGCCCACCCCAAGACCCCGGACGTCGAGAAGGCAAGTATCGAGGACCGGCTCTACGCCAACAAGTACACCGACCACGAGGAAAGCCACCTCGACGTCAAAGTCGAGGGAGTCTGCGAGGACCGGTGTGATACCTACGACTGCGTGTCCGTCTGTCCCGCCAACGTCTGGCGGAACGAGGACGAAACGGATGTCGTTCCGATGATCGCCTACGAGAACTGCCTCGAGTGTGGCAGCTGCCGGTTCGCCTGCAAGTACGACAACGTCGTCTGGGAGTGGCCAGCGAACGGCACCGGCATGACCTACAAGTACGGGTAG
- a CDS encoding methyltransferase domain-containing protein: MYVLELGGEDDAFAAAEAAVAARDVAVIAPGVALARGLDADRFRSLAFGRRAGELLARCEATSEAAGAAVRSATVDRDGPVAVRARDVRGTADVDTQAIERVVGSVLVDRGFTVDLETPDHVLLVLCAGDECVLAWQLVESERGYGDRLPTDRPFFQPGSMDPLLARSVVNLARVEPGDVVLDPMCGTGGLLIEAGLVGGRPVGFDAQRKMTAGTRENLGKYLDGRWDVGMADATRLPLADGAADAIVLDAPYGRQSKIATHGLGDLVAGALAEARRVAPRGVLVADRSWHVAAESAGWSVERVFQRRVHRSLDRYVHVLS; this comes from the coding sequence GTGTACGTCCTGGAACTCGGTGGGGAAGACGACGCCTTCGCCGCCGCCGAGGCCGCGGTCGCGGCCCGGGACGTCGCGGTGATCGCCCCCGGCGTCGCTCTGGCACGGGGACTCGATGCGGATCGATTCCGCTCTCTCGCGTTCGGCCGTCGGGCGGGCGAACTGCTCGCTCGCTGCGAGGCCACGTCCGAAGCGGCCGGCGCGGCCGTTCGCTCCGCGACCGTCGATCGGGACGGGCCGGTCGCCGTTCGCGCCCGGGACGTGCGTGGGACGGCCGACGTCGACACTCAGGCTATCGAACGGGTCGTGGGCAGCGTCCTCGTCGACCGCGGATTTACCGTCGACCTCGAGACGCCCGATCACGTCCTCCTCGTGCTCTGTGCCGGCGACGAGTGCGTTCTCGCCTGGCAACTCGTCGAGAGCGAGCGCGGCTACGGCGACCGCTTGCCAACGGATCGCCCCTTCTTCCAGCCGGGGAGCATGGATCCGCTTCTGGCGCGGTCTGTCGTCAACCTCGCGCGCGTCGAACCGGGGGACGTCGTGCTCGACCCGATGTGCGGAACGGGCGGACTGCTCATCGAAGCCGGCCTCGTCGGCGGCCGGCCGGTCGGCTTCGACGCGCAGCGAAAGATGACCGCGGGGACCCGGGAGAACCTCGGGAAGTACCTGGACGGTCGGTGGGACGTCGGCATGGCCGATGCAACGCGTCTTCCCCTCGCCGACGGGGCGGCGGACGCGATCGTCCTCGACGCCCCGTACGGTCGACAGTCGAAGATCGCGACCCACGGGCTGGGCGACCTCGTGGCGGGCGCACTCGCGGAGGCACGGCGGGTCGCTCCGCGGGGCGTGCTGGTCGCGGACCGCTCCTGGCACGTGGCGGCCGAGAGTGCCGGCTGGTCGGTCGAGCGGGTTTTCCAGCGGCGTGTCCACCGGTCTCTGGACCGGTACGTCCACGTGCTCAGCTGA
- a CDS encoding electron transfer flavoprotein subunit alpha/FixB family protein has product MPADVDPEDYEDVWVFIEQHDGEVAKVSWELLNEGRKLADKNGERLVALVMSEDGQEIAEEAVVRGADHVLVADDPVFEPYRAGPYGAQFRDLVEERNPDIALIGGTHTGRDFAGRVAVPTYAGLTADCTELDVEEDTGLLLARRPTFGGDAMATIKCTTHRPQMSTVRAGVFDPADRDEDREGEIEHVEVTVDEDDAHSRIIDRVVSDVVDITDAEIVVAGGFGTEGDFSPIEDLADALGGEVAASREAVEEGWAEPARQVGQTGKTVRPELYIAAGISGAIQHLEGMDDAKTVVAVNSDENAPIFENADYGIVGDLFEVLPELTERVREAKGEEVTSDD; this is encoded by the coding sequence ATGCCTGCCGACGTCGACCCTGAGGACTACGAGGACGTTTGGGTCTTCATCGAACAGCACGACGGCGAGGTCGCGAAGGTTTCCTGGGAGTTGCTCAACGAGGGCCGAAAACTCGCAGACAAGAATGGGGAGCGCCTGGTCGCACTCGTGATGAGCGAGGACGGGCAGGAGATCGCCGAGGAAGCCGTCGTCCGGGGTGCCGATCACGTGCTCGTCGCCGACGATCCCGTCTTCGAGCCCTACCGGGCCGGCCCCTACGGCGCCCAGTTCCGGGATCTGGTCGAAGAGCGCAATCCGGACATCGCGCTCATCGGTGGCACCCACACAGGGCGAGACTTCGCCGGTCGTGTCGCAGTCCCGACCTACGCGGGACTGACCGCCGACTGTACGGAACTCGACGTCGAGGAGGATACGGGCCTGCTGCTCGCCCGCCGCCCGACGTTCGGCGGGGACGCGATGGCGACCATCAAATGTACGACGCACCGTCCACAGATGTCCACGGTCCGCGCCGGGGTCTTCGACCCGGCCGACCGGGACGAGGACCGCGAAGGCGAAATCGAACACGTGGAGGTCACCGTCGACGAAGACGACGCCCACTCCCGCATCATTGATCGGGTCGTCAGCGACGTCGTCGACATCACGGACGCCGAAATCGTCGTGGCCGGCGGCTTCGGCACCGAGGGGGACTTCTCGCCCATCGAGGATCTCGCCGACGCGCTCGGGGGCGAAGTCGCTGCGAGTCGCGAGGCCGTCGAGGAAGGATGGGCCGAACCAGCCCGCCAGGTCGGGCAGACCGGCAAGACGGTCCGACCGGAACTGTACATCGCGGCGGGCATCTCCGGCGCCATCCAGCACCTCGAGGGGATGGACGACGCCAAGACTGTCGTCGCCGTGAACTCCGATGAGAACGCTCCGATCTTCGAGAACGCCGACTACGGCATCGTCGGCGATCTCTTCGAAGTGCTCCCCGAACTCACTGAGCGGGTTCGAGAAGCGAAGGGTGAGGAGGTGACATCCGATGACTGA
- the hisG gene encoding ATP phosphoribosyltransferase, which translates to MRIAVPNKGRLHDPAIDLLDRAGIHITDGMDRQLYANTVDPEITLLFARAADIPEYVNDGAAEVGITGYDQYREAGVDDVVELLDLEFGTCRLVVAAPEEDDIASVQALSGSTIATEFPRVTREYFDEQGIDVDIVEVTGATELTPHVEMADAIVDITSTGTTLAVNRLEVIDEVLSSSVRLFAHEDVADDPAVSDVSMALESVLAAEDRRYLMMNVPEGDLDAIQDVIPGLGGPTVMDIDGEDRVAVHAVVDEGDVFTTINELKRIGASDILVTEIERLVE; encoded by the coding sequence ATGCGTATCGCGGTACCCAACAAGGGCCGACTGCACGATCCGGCGATCGACCTCCTCGACCGTGCCGGTATCCATATCACGGACGGAATGGACCGGCAACTCTACGCGAACACGGTGGATCCGGAGATCACCCTCCTGTTCGCCCGCGCTGCGGACATCCCGGAGTACGTAAACGACGGGGCCGCCGAGGTGGGGATCACCGGGTACGACCAGTACCGTGAGGCGGGGGTCGACGACGTCGTCGAACTTCTCGATCTGGAGTTCGGTACCTGCCGGCTCGTGGTCGCCGCGCCCGAGGAGGATGATATCGCCTCGGTCCAGGCGCTCTCCGGCAGTACCATCGCTACGGAGTTCCCACGGGTCACCCGCGAGTACTTCGACGAACAGGGCATCGACGTCGACATCGTGGAGGTGACCGGCGCGACAGAACTCACGCCCCACGTGGAGATGGCCGACGCCATCGTCGATATCACCAGCACCGGGACGACGCTCGCGGTCAACCGACTCGAGGTCATAGACGAGGTCCTTTCGAGTTCCGTCCGCCTGTTCGCCCACGAGGACGTCGCCGACGACCCGGCGGTCTCGGACGTGTCGATGGCGCTCGAGTCGGTACTCGCGGCCGAGGATCGGCGCTATCTCATGATGAACGTGCCCGAGGGGGATCTCGACGCGATACAGGACGTCATCCCCGGACTCGGCGGACCGACCGTCATGGATATCGACGGGGAGGATCGGGTCGCGGTACACGCGGTCGTCGACGAAGGCGACGTGTTCACGACGATAAACGAACTCAAGCGGATCGGCGCCAGTGACATCCTCGTTACCGAGATCGAACGGCTGGTCGAGTGA
- the rnz gene encoding ribonuclease Z has product MSLQVTFLGTSGAVPTTDRNPSGLFVRREGDAMLFDAGEGTQRQMMRFGTGFDVRWVFLSHLHGDHVLGIPGLLQTMDFNERSDPLTIFTPQGTGRSIRNLIYAIGPEPSYGVDVVEVGPGETVVDAGAYDVRTFATEHRTRSVGYALVEADRKGRFDRERAEELGVPVGPKFSALHEGEPVELEDGTVIEPNQVVGPPRPGRTVVYTGDTRPVDSVVEAASGADLLIHDATFAESSDERARETGHSTAREAGEVADRADVERLVLTHISSRYAGDTGILKAEAEAAFDGRVLVARDGDDVDVPYSEKR; this is encoded by the coding sequence ATGAGCCTCCAGGTGACGTTCCTCGGGACCAGCGGGGCGGTGCCGACGACCGACCGCAACCCGAGTGGCCTCTTCGTCCGACGGGAGGGCGACGCGATGCTCTTCGACGCCGGGGAGGGAACCCAGCGCCAGATGATGCGCTTTGGAACGGGCTTCGACGTACGCTGGGTGTTTCTCTCACACCTGCATGGCGATCACGTTCTCGGGATCCCGGGGCTGCTCCAGACCATGGATTTCAACGAACGGTCCGACCCGCTCACGATCTTCACGCCCCAGGGGACCGGCCGTTCGATTCGCAACCTCATCTACGCCATCGGCCCGGAACCCTCCTACGGGGTCGACGTCGTGGAGGTCGGGCCGGGAGAGACGGTCGTCGACGCCGGGGCGTACGATGTCCGGACGTTCGCCACCGAGCACCGGACCCGGTCGGTCGGATACGCGCTGGTCGAGGCCGACAGGAAGGGCCGGTTCGACCGGGAGCGTGCCGAGGAACTGGGCGTTCCGGTCGGTCCGAAGTTCTCGGCCCTGCACGAGGGCGAACCCGTCGAGCTTGAGGATGGAACGGTGATCGAACCAAACCAGGTCGTTGGTCCACCACGCCCTGGGCGAACGGTCGTCTACACCGGCGATACGCGGCCCGTCGATTCCGTCGTCGAGGCGGCGAGCGGGGCCGACCTCCTCATCCACGACGCGACGTTCGCCGAATCGTCGGACGAGCGCGCACGCGAGACGGGTCACTCGACCGCTCGCGAGGCCGGCGAAGTGGCCGACCGGGCCGACGTCGAACGGCTGGTCCTGACCCATATCTCCTCGCGGTACGCCGGTGATACGGGGATTCTCAAAGCGGAGGCCGAGGCGGCCTTCGACGGACGGGTGCTCGTCGCACGCGACGGCGACGACGTGGACGTTCCCTATTCCGAGAAGCGCTAG
- a CDS encoding formate--tetrahydrofolate ligase: MRTPDEQLERSDAELARDADMRPIEDVAADLGLSSDDVERYGTGTAKLTREAIDRVRTDHDADGNLILVTAMTATPKGAGKTVTTVGLGQALSASGKRAVTAIREPSLGPVFGIKGGAAGGGLAQVLPMEDINLHFTGDIHALTAAHDLLAAMLDAHLHHGNELDIDVDRVDWPRALDVNDRALRETVVGLGGSANGPPRSDGFQITAASELMAILGMASDLSDLTARIARIVVAYDEDGDAVTAGDLDAEGAMATLLKDALRPNLVQTIEGTPAFVHGGPFANIAHGTNTILADEMGRSLAEYTVTEAGFAADLGFEKFGDIVARQGLVPDAVVVVATIRALKYHGLDMWPVDYDRLADPDPEAALAGLPNLDHHLETVERFGLPAVVAVNRFPTDTDEEIRAVVEELESRGVRVAVSEVHAKGSDGGLALAEQVVDLAESDAGSFEPLYGLDSSLTEKIETVAADAYGAADVAYTHDAREDLDRLEDGGFGEYPVCISKTQHSITDDSARKGAPSDWTLSVRRVYPAAGAGFVVALTGDVLTMPGLPAEPAAEKIDVDEDGVVTGLF, encoded by the coding sequence ATGAGGACACCTGACGAGCAACTGGAGCGCAGCGACGCCGAACTCGCCCGTGACGCCGACATGCGGCCCATCGAGGACGTCGCCGCGGATCTCGGGCTCTCGTCCGATGACGTGGAACGGTATGGCACGGGGACGGCGAAGCTGACCCGTGAGGCGATCGACCGCGTCAGGACGGACCACGACGCCGACGGAAACCTGATTCTCGTCACGGCCATGACCGCGACGCCGAAGGGTGCGGGCAAGACCGTCACCACGGTCGGGTTGGGGCAGGCCCTCTCCGCCAGCGGGAAGCGGGCGGTCACGGCGATTCGCGAACCCTCGCTCGGGCCCGTCTTCGGCATCAAAGGTGGCGCGGCGGGTGGCGGTCTCGCCCAGGTGCTCCCGATGGAGGACATCAACCTCCACTTCACTGGCGACATCCACGCCCTGACTGCCGCCCACGACCTTCTCGCCGCGATGCTCGACGCGCATCTTCACCACGGCAACGAGTTGGACATCGACGTCGACCGGGTCGACTGGCCCCGGGCTCTCGACGTCAACGACCGGGCGCTCCGCGAGACGGTCGTGGGCCTGGGCGGCAGCGCGAACGGTCCGCCGCGCTCGGATGGATTCCAGATCACCGCAGCCTCCGAGTTGATGGCCATTCTCGGCATGGCGAGCGACCTGTCGGACCTCACGGCCCGCATCGCCCGGATCGTGGTCGCCTACGACGAGGACGGCGACGCGGTGACCGCGGGGGACCTCGACGCCGAGGGGGCGATGGCCACGCTCCTGAAAGACGCCCTGCGCCCGAACCTTGTCCAGACGATCGAGGGGACGCCCGCGTTCGTCCACGGCGGCCCGTTCGCCAACATCGCTCACGGCACGAACACGATCCTGGCCGACGAGATGGGACGGTCGCTCGCGGAGTACACCGTCACCGAGGCGGGGTTCGCCGCCGACCTTGGGTTCGAGAAGTTCGGCGATATCGTCGCCCGCCAGGGGCTCGTCCCGGACGCCGTCGTCGTGGTCGCGACGATCCGCGCGCTCAAATATCACGGCCTCGACATGTGGCCCGTCGACTACGACAGACTGGCCGATCCAGACCCCGAGGCGGCCCTGGCCGGCCTTCCCAACCTCGATCACCACCTGGAAACGGTCGAGCGGTTCGGCCTCCCCGCCGTCGTGGCCGTCAATCGCTTCCCAACGGACACCGACGAGGAGATCCGGGCCGTGGTCGAGGAACTCGAATCCCGGGGCGTCCGGGTCGCCGTCTCCGAGGTCCACGCGAAGGGCAGCGACGGTGGTCTCGCCCTCGCAGAGCAGGTCGTCGACCTGGCCGAAAGCGACGCCGGGTCGTTCGAACCGCTCTACGGGCTCGATTCGTCTCTCACGGAGAAAATCGAGACCGTGGCCGCGGACGCGTACGGAGCGGCCGACGTGGCCTACACCCACGACGCCAGAGAGGACCTGGACCGCCTGGAAGACGGTGGGTTCGGGGAGTATCCGGTGTGTATCTCGAAGACCCAGCACTCGATCACCGACGACAGCGCCCGGAAGGGCGCGCCCAGCGACTGGACGCTTTCCGTCCGACGCGTGTATCCCGCGGCCGGGGCCGGCTTCGTCGTCGCGCTCACCGGCGACGTCCTCACGATGCCTGGGCTACCGGCCGAGCCGGCCGCCGAGAAAATCGACGTGGACGAAGACGGCGTCGTCACCGGGCTATTCTGA
- a CDS encoding TATA-box-binding protein, with protein MTDPKETINIENVVASTGIGQELDLQSVAMDLEGADYDPEQFPGLVYRTQEPKSAALIFRSGKIVCTGAKSTDDVHESLRIVFDKLRDLDIQVEEDPEIVVQNIVTSADLGRQLNLNAIAIGLGLENIEYEPEQFPGLVYRLDEPEVVALLFGSGKLVITGGKRPKDAEEAVDKIVSRLEDLGLLE; from the coding sequence ATGACGGATCCCAAGGAAACCATCAATATCGAGAACGTGGTCGCCTCCACCGGGATCGGCCAGGAACTCGACCTCCAGTCGGTCGCAATGGACCTCGAAGGCGCCGATTACGACCCGGAGCAGTTCCCCGGTCTCGTCTACCGAACCCAGGAGCCCAAATCTGCTGCGCTCATCTTCCGATCAGGCAAAATCGTCTGCACCGGCGCGAAGAGCACCGACGATGTCCACGAGAGTCTTCGCATCGTCTTCGATAAACTCCGCGATCTCGACATCCAGGTCGAGGAGGATCCCGAAATCGTCGTCCAGAACATCGTCACGAGTGCCGATCTGGGTCGCCAGCTCAACCTGAACGCCATCGCGATCGGGCTCGGCCTCGAGAACATCGAGTACGAACCAGAGCAGTTCCCCGGCCTCGTCTACCGTCTCGACGAACCAGAGGTCGTGGCGCTGCTGTTCGGGAGTGGAAAGTTGGTCATCACGGGCGGGAAACGACCCAAAGACGCCGAGGAAGCCGTCGACAAGATCGTCTCCAGGCTCGAAGACCTCGGACTCCTCGAATAA
- a CDS encoding AAA family ATPase gives MEQPLWIDEYAPSLSQLPQHDVRDRLQDAVGDPVNLVLHGPVGSGKTAAVRALGDAAHEDPDNDLIEINVADFFDMTKTEVAEDPRFSRFISAKRRRESSKADLINHVLKESAGYPPVSGRYNTIVLDNAEAIREDFQQALRRVMEQYHEATQFVITTRQPTKLIPPIRSRCFPVSVRAPTDAETVAVLERIVEAEGVAYDEEGLSFVASYADGNLRKAILGAQTTAETQGEIAMETAYEAISDVGLDARFEEMLDAAEAGEFTDARSVLDDLLVDEGLSGEEVLEQLLTVARSRYDGPRLAELHRLAGEIEFDLTQGTSDRIHVGRLLAELGI, from the coding sequence ATGGAACAGCCGCTGTGGATCGACGAGTACGCCCCCTCGCTGTCCCAGTTGCCACAGCACGACGTGCGCGACCGGCTTCAGGACGCCGTGGGTGACCCGGTGAACCTCGTCCTGCACGGCCCCGTCGGCAGCGGCAAGACCGCCGCCGTCAGGGCGCTGGGGGATGCGGCCCACGAGGATCCCGACAACGACCTTATCGAGATCAACGTCGCGGACTTCTTCGACATGACGAAAACGGAGGTCGCAGAGGATCCCCGGTTCTCGCGGTTCATCTCCGCGAAACGACGGCGGGAGTCCTCGAAGGCCGACCTCATCAACCACGTGCTCAAGGAGTCCGCGGGCTACCCGCCCGTCTCCGGACGGTACAACACGATCGTGCTCGACAACGCCGAGGCGATCCGCGAGGACTTCCAGCAGGCCCTGCGCCGGGTCATGGAGCAGTATCACGAGGCGACCCAGTTCGTCATTACCACGCGTCAACCCACGAAACTCATCCCCCCGATTCGCTCGCGGTGTTTCCCGGTCTCCGTCCGCGCGCCGACCGACGCCGAGACGGTCGCGGTGCTCGAACGGATCGTCGAGGCGGAAGGGGTCGCGTACGACGAAGAGGGACTCTCCTTCGTCGCGAGCTACGCGGACGGCAACCTCCGGAAAGCCATCCTCGGCGCCCAGACGACGGCCGAGACCCAGGGCGAGATCGCGATGGAGACGGCCTACGAGGCGATCTCGGACGTGGGCCTCGACGCCCGCTTCGAGGAGATGCTCGACGCAGCCGAGGCCGGCGAGTTCACCGACGCCCGTTCGGTGCTCGACGACCTGCTCGTCGACGAGGGGCTCTCGGGTGAGGAAGTGCTCGAACAGCTCCTGACGGTCGCTCGCTCCCGGTACGACGGTCCACGCCTGGCCGAACTCCACCGGCTCGCCGGCGAGATCGAATTCGACCTGACACAGGGGACGAGCGATCGAATCCACGTCGGGCGGCTCCTCGCCGAACTCGGTATCTGA
- a CDS encoding FAD-dependent monooxygenase, translated as MTETPNYDNEYDAIVVGAGPAGSAAALTMAQRDLDVIMIERGSYPGAKNVFGGILFTPTIRELVDDFSEAPTERYIAEKKFSMLSNEDETALSMKPGAWHEEPHNDSYTILRGDFDEWFAEQAVEAGATLVTETTVLDVVREGDDENGQIVGVETDRPDGQLLAPMVVLAEGANSLVSEDAGLKETSDAQDVAVAAKEVRKYDRDTIEERFNLHDEDGVAYHYFGEGAIPEGFGGAYIYSNKRTISIGLAYSIKDARESQKKPDEILNDFKEHPAVAPLVRGGQLVEYSAHAIPEGGYDDVPDLVHDGAVLVGDTASLVLNNGVHLEGTNMAAESGYHAGKAIANALDQGRTEASALSQYPEDLENSFVLDNLEHYNWFHDLMEQEEDFLFKELPTAIADAEKEYFRMDKEPKESHAKSAKSIVLQAAGGYIGAAKRAWKFRRFLS; from the coding sequence ATGACTGAAACACCGAACTACGACAACGAGTACGACGCGATCGTGGTCGGAGCCGGGCCGGCCGGCTCGGCCGCAGCACTCACGATGGCCCAGCGGGACCTCGACGTCATCATGATCGAGCGGGGGAGCTACCCAGGCGCGAAGAACGTCTTCGGCGGCATCCTCTTCACGCCGACCATCAGGGAACTCGTCGATGACTTCTCCGAGGCGCCGACGGAGCGCTACATCGCGGAGAAGAAATTCTCGATGCTGTCCAACGAGGACGAAACGGCCCTCTCGATGAAACCGGGCGCGTGGCACGAGGAGCCCCACAACGACTCATACACTATCCTCCGCGGCGACTTCGACGAATGGTTCGCGGAGCAAGCCGTGGAGGCCGGTGCAACCCTCGTCACCGAGACGACAGTTCTCGACGTGGTCCGCGAGGGCGACGACGAGAACGGCCAGATCGTCGGCGTCGAGACGGACCGACCGGACGGGCAGCTCCTGGCGCCCATGGTCGTTCTCGCTGAGGGCGCGAACTCGCTCGTCAGCGAGGACGCCGGGCTCAAGGAGACGTCCGACGCCCAAGACGTCGCCGTGGCCGCCAAAGAAGTCCGCAAATACGACCGCGACACGATCGAGGAGCGGTTCAATCTCCACGACGAAGACGGCGTCGCCTACCACTACTTCGGCGAGGGCGCAATTCCGGAAGGATTCGGCGGGGCCTACATTTACTCCAACAAACGCACCATCTCCATCGGACTGGCCTACTCCATCAAGGACGCTCGAGAATCCCAGAAAAAGCCCGACGAGATCCTCAACGACTTCAAGGAGCATCCGGCCGTCGCACCGCTCGTCCGCGGTGGTCAGCTCGTCGAGTACTCCGCCCACGCCATCCCCGAGGGTGGCTACGACGACGTCCCCGACCTCGTCCACGACGGGGCCGTCCTGGTCGGCGATACCGCGAGCCTGGTCCTGAACAACGGCGTCCACCTCGAGGGGACGAACATGGCAGCGGAGAGCGGCTATCACGCCGGCAAAGCCATCGCGAACGCTCTCGACCAGGGGCGGACGGAGGCCTCGGCCCTCTCGCAGTACCCCGAGGACCTGGAGAACTCCTTCGTCCTCGATAACCTCGAGCACTACAACTGGTTCCACGACCTCATGGAGCAGGAAGAGGACTTCCTGTTCAAGGAACTGCCCACGGCCATCGCCGACGCGGAGAAGGAGTACTTCCGCATGGATAAAGAGCCGAAAGAATCACACGCAAAGAGCGCAAAGAGTATCGTACTCCAGGCGGCAGGCGGCTACATCGGCGCTGCCAAACGGGCCTGGAAGTTCAGGAGGTTCCTGTCATGA